A DNA window from Bacillota bacterium contains the following coding sequences:
- the ispG gene encoding (E)-4-hydroxy-3-methylbut-2-enyl-diphosphate synthase, translating into MANMWQIEYPRRKTRPVRVGVVTIGGGHPVAVQSMITAETWDVQRAAEQVMQLWDAGAEIVRITAPNLREAHCIGEIRNILIQKGYRVPLVADVHHQGTDIAVAVAPYVDKIRINPGLFVYRKPRGRADDYTPEEHAQERQAIEEALVPVIEACKKHGIAMRIGVNHGSLSERMLVTYGDTPEGMVQSAMEYIEICEKYDFRDIVISMKASRVPIMLAANRLLAKRLDETGRDYPIHLGVTEAGDGTYARIKSTAGIATLLAEGIGDTIRVSLAEDPVNEIPVCYDILQAMGLRKTQVEYIACPSCGRTKFDLPTVLNQVRNATKHLKGLDIAVMGCIVNGPGEMADADYGYVGRAAGKIALYRGRQLVKDNIPQERGVEELINLLKQDGRWTEP; encoded by the coding sequence ATGGCGAACATGTGGCAAATAGAGTACCCCCGACGTAAGACCCGCCCGGTGCGTGTGGGCGTGGTCACCATTGGCGGTGGGCATCCCGTCGCGGTGCAATCCATGATTACGGCGGAGACATGGGATGTGCAGCGTGCAGCAGAACAGGTGATGCAGCTGTGGGACGCGGGCGCAGAAATCGTGCGTATCACCGCACCCAACTTGCGGGAGGCACACTGCATCGGCGAAATCCGCAATATTCTCATCCAGAAAGGCTACCGTGTGCCGCTGGTGGCGGATGTGCATCATCAGGGCACAGATATTGCTGTGGCAGTTGCGCCATACGTGGACAAGATTCGCATCAACCCAGGACTCTTCGTTTACCGCAAGCCGCGCGGTCGCGCCGACGACTACACGCCAGAAGAGCACGCACAGGAACGGCAAGCCATCGAAGAGGCGTTGGTTCCCGTCATCGAGGCGTGCAAAAAGCATGGCATCGCCATGCGCATTGGGGTCAATCACGGCAGCCTCAGTGAGCGGATGCTGGTTACCTACGGCGACACCCCAGAAGGCATGGTGCAGTCGGCGATGGAATATATTGAGATTTGCGAGAAGTACGACTTCCGCGATATCGTCATCTCGATGAAAGCCAGCCGCGTGCCCATCATGCTGGCGGCAAACCGTCTGCTGGCGAAGCGGCTGGACGAGACCGGGCGCGACTATCCCATTCACCTGGGCGTGACGGAAGCAGGCGACGGAACCTACGCCCGAATCAAAAGCACGGCAGGCATCGCCACGCTGCTGGCGGAAGGCATCGGCGACACCATACGGGTATCTCTGGCGGAAGACCCTGTGAATGAAATCCCTGTCTGCTACGACATCCTGCAGGCGATGGGCCTGCGAAAGACGCAGGTGGAGTATATCGCCTGTCCCTCCTGTGGACGTACCAAGTTTGACCTTCCTACCGTTCTCAATCAGGTTCGTAATGCCACCAAACATCTCAAGGGGCTGGATATTGCCGTGATGGGCTGTATCGTGAACGGGCCCGGCGAGATGGCAGATGCGGACTACGGTTATGTGGGACGGGCTGCGGGCAAAATCGCGCTGTATCGTGGACGTCAGCTGGTGAAAGATAACATCCCTCAGGAGCGCGGCGTGGAGGAGCTGATTAACCTGCTCAAGCAGGATGGCAGATGGACGGAACCCTAA
- a CDS encoding glycerate kinase: protein MRAIRRIVIAPTAFKGSLDPVAAAEAMERGVRRVLPDAQTILQPLADGGDGMLQCLAYAGVCTQHHHTVSDALGRPHAAPYGISEDGGTGYIEMAQICGLAQLQERERNPLVTTTFGVGEMIAHLLGLGVRHLVIGLGGSATNEGGAGALTALGWQLLDRAGQAVPAGNVGLARLHRLVPAPPTHGDVAVTLAADVRNPLLGKRGATAVFAPQKGARPEQLPELERNLRRWARAVHRAVGKRLSRIPGAGAAGGLAFGLLAHFPQAQLVSGAELVMQQVGFYNALPTADLVLTGEGRLDASTLHGKLVFRVLRAAWRAHVPVAVVCGEFAGDLARLRRFGTIACEALVSEGTSREEAMRRSAHLTEEKTAKLLMYG from the coding sequence ATGCGTGCCATCCGCCGAATAGTGATTGCACCCACTGCCTTCAAGGGCAGTTTAGACCCCGTCGCGGCGGCAGAAGCGATGGAGCGCGGAGTGCGGCGCGTCCTGCCGGATGCGCAGACCATACTGCAACCCCTTGCAGACGGCGGGGACGGGATGCTGCAGTGTCTGGCATACGCGGGTGTCTGTACACAACACCACCACACGGTCTCTGACGCTTTGGGACGACCGCACGCCGCGCCATACGGCATCAGCGAAGACGGCGGCACGGGCTACATCGAGATGGCGCAAATCTGCGGGCTGGCGCAGCTGCAGGAAAGGGAACGGAACCCTCTGGTAACCACCACCTTCGGCGTCGGAGAGATGATTGCGCACCTGCTGGGTCTGGGCGTGCGACATCTGGTCATCGGGCTGGGCGGCAGTGCCACCAACGAGGGCGGGGCGGGCGCGCTGACCGCATTGGGCTGGCAGCTTCTTGACCGCGCGGGGCAGGCGGTTCCCGCAGGCAATGTCGGGCTTGCCAGACTGCATCGGCTAGTGCCTGCGCCGCCCACCCACGGCGACGTTGCGGTGACGCTGGCGGCGGATGTGCGCAACCCGCTGTTGGGCAAGCGGGGAGCCACTGCCGTCTTCGCCCCACAGAAAGGCGCGCGTCCCGAACAGCTGCCCGAACTGGAACGCAATCTGCGCCGCTGGGCGAGAGCCGTGCACCGCGCCGTTGGCAAGCGGCTTTCGCGGATACCGGGCGCAGGGGCAGCGGGCGGACTGGCGTTCGGGTTGCTGGCGCATTTTCCACAGGCGCAACTCGTCTCGGGAGCCGAGCTGGTGATGCAGCAGGTCGGATTCTACAATGCGCTACCTACTGCAGACCTTGTGTTGACCGGCGAAGGACGCCTCGATGCCAGCACCCTGCACGGCAAACTGGTGTTTCGGGTGCTCCGCGCAGCATGGCGAGCGCACGTGCCAGTGGCTGTGGTTTGTGGCGAATTCGCCGGTGACCTTGCCCGGCTGAGGCGATTCGGAACGATTGCCTGCGAGGCGCTGGTCTCGGAAGGAACTAGCCGGGAAGAGGCGATGCGGAGGTCGGCGCATCTCACTGAAGAAAAAACGGCGAAACTGTTGATGTACGGGTAA